TTGCGCTGTTCACGGTGTTCATCGTGCCGGCGACCTATGCGCTGTCGCTCGCACTGGCGCTGATGGTGAACCGGCTGCGCTTCGCCCAGGCGTTCTTCCGGTCGGTGTTCTTCCTGCCGACGGCCTGCTCCTATGTCGTCGCGTCGGTGATCTGGAAGCTGTCGGTCTTCAACGGGGTGCGGTTCGGGCTGGCCAACACCGTGCTGGGGTGGTTCGGCGCGGACCAGACCGCCTGGCTGTCGACGACCGATCCGCCCTGGTACTGGCTGGTCATCGTGACCGTACGGCTGTGGCTGCAGGCCGGGTTCTACATGATCCTGTTCCTGGCCGGACTGCAGCGGATCTCACCGCAGTTGTACGAGGCAGCGGCGATGGACGGGGCGCGGCCGGGCTGGCAGGTCTTCCGGCACATCACCTTTCCGCAGTTGCGCGCCACGTCCGTGGCGGTGGTGCTGCTGTTGGTGATCAACGCGTTCCAGGCGTTCGACGAGTTCTACAACCTGCTGAGCGATGCGCGCGGCTATCCGCCCTACGCCCGGCCACCGTTGGTCTATCTGTATTACACGGCGCTCGGACAGGACCAGAATCTCGGACTGGGCAGCGCGGGTGCGGTGATCCTGGCGCTGATCATCGCGGTGGCGACGGTCGTCCAGGCCCGCTGGTTCGGCCTCGGCCGCAAGGAGGAGTGAGCACCGATGCATGACGCGCTGACCAGAGCCGGGCGCGCGCTGCGGGTCGTCACCGTGATCGCCCTCGCGCTGCTCTTTCTCATCCCCTTCTACCTGCTGGTGCGGAACGGGCTGGCCACCGAGCGGGAGATCACCTCCCCTGACTGGACGTTCTTCCCGCACGAGCTGCAGTGGTCGCATCTCACCGAGGTCTTCCGGGATCCGAACCTCCCCCTGGGCCGGGCGCTGCTCAACTCCACGCTGATCGCGGTCTCGACGACCGTCGGTACGGTCCTGCTGGCCTCGCTCGCGGGGTACGGTCTGGCCCGGATCCCCTACCGGCACGCCCATGTCGTCTTCTACGCGATCCTGGGGACGCTGATGGTCCCGGCGGCCGTGACGTTCGTGCCGAGCTTCGTGCTGGTGTCGACGCTCGGCTGGATCTCCACTTTGCGGGGCCTGGTCATTCCCACGCTGTTCAGCGCGTTCGCCTGCTTCATCTTCCGGCAGTACTTCCTGGGCTTCCCCAAGGAGCTGGAGGACGCGGCACGGGTCGACGGGCTCGGCTACTGGCGGACGTACTGGCGCATCGTGGTGCCCAACGCCCGGCCGGTCTTCGCCGCCGTCGCCACCATCGTCTTCATCGGTGCCTGGAACGCGTTCCTGTGGCCGCTGGTGATCGGGCAGGACCAGGAGGCCTGGACGGTACAGGTGGCACTGTCGACGTTCACCACCGCGCAGAACCTCAATCTGCACGAGCTGTTCGTGGCCGCGGCGGTCTCGATCGCCCCGTTGGTGGTGGTCTTCCTGCTGCTCCAGCGGTACATCGTGGCGGGGGTGGAGCGCAGCGGGATCGACGACTGAGGCATTGAGCCCGCCCGTCAGGAGGGGGTACGGTGCATGGCATGAGCACGCACCCGACCGTCCGTGAGGTGGCCCCGCGCGAGAGCGGCCCCCACGGCGAGTGCGCGCCCCGCGGCCTGAGCTTTCTGCGCCGCCGCGGCCGGGTGGGATCTCCCCCGGCCGGTTGTTCCTGTACGGCCTGACGGCTTTCCGCGGTGACGGCTTCCCGCATCAGCAGCTTCAGGCGCTGCCGGCGTCATGCACCGACGGGTTCACGGGCTGACGGCCACCTGCACTGACGGGTTCCTGCCCTGACGTGCGGCGGGCGGTGGTCCGTCCGACGACCGCGTCCGCCGTGGCCGCACCCCCACCCCCCGGCCGCCAGGCACATGGCTCCCCTCTCCCTTCCTCCCCCACCCGCCTCCCCTTCTCCCGATCAGGAGGATCAGTTGACGACGCTCGCCGATTCCGCGGCTTCCCCCGCCCCCGTGCCCACCCCCGTCCTGCGCCCCCACCGCATCCCCGCCGACGGCCTCTACGAAGGGCACCGCGTCCTGCGCCGCACTCCCGACCACTGGGAGGACCGGCCCTATGAGCGCTTCGAGGTCGTGCCGCAGGCGGCCACCATCGGGGCCGAAATCCGTGGGGTGGACCTGTCCCGTCCGCTGTCCGACGGCCTGCGCGCGGAGCTGAACCGGGCGTTGCTGGAGTGGAAGGTGCTGTTCTTCCGCGGGCAGCATCTGAGCTCCGCGGCTCAGCGCGAATTCGCGCGCAATTGGGGTGAGCTGGAGACCAACCCGTTGCTGGCGTGGGGCGATTCGAAGGATGTGGTGCGGTTCGACAAGGCGGCAGGCGGGGCCCCGACGTTCGAGAACGTATGGCACACGGATGTCACGTTCCGCGAACGCCCGGCGCTGGGTGCGGTGTTGCAACTGCGGGAGGTGCCCCCCGCGGGCGGGGACACCCTGTGGGCCGATATGGCCGCGGCATACGACAATTTGCCTCCGGAAATCCGCGCACGGGTCAATGGGGCGCGGGCGGTGCACGACTATCTCCCGGGTTTCTCGCGCTTCTACTCCACCGTTCAACTGGCGCCATTTCAGGAGCAGTTCCCTCCGGTCGAGCATCCCGTGGTGCGCCGGCACCCGGAGACCGGGCGGCGGATGCTGTTCGTCAACGCCTCCTTCACCACCCGGATCGTGGGCCTGGAGGAGGTGGAGAGCGACCGGCTGTTGCGCGTGTTGTTCCAGCAGGCGCAGGTGCCGGAGTTTCAGGTGCGGTGGCGCTGGCAGGCGGGGGACCTCGCGTTCTGGGACAACCGTGCCACCCAGCACTACGCGGTGAACGACTACGGAACGCACCGCCGAGTCGCGGAGCGGGTCGCCATCGCGGGCGACCGCCCCTACTGACCGCGCGCCCGGTATCTGCGCCGCCCGTCAGGATGCACCTGAGGGGCGACAGCCGGAGCCGGACCGGCCCCCGGAGCCCGACATGCGGCAGGAGTCCGACGTGCGGCAGGAGGCCCCGGGCGCACGGCACGGCACACCGGGCGCGCGACGCGGCATCCCCGGCAGGCGGCATGGCGTACCCGTCGCGCGGCACGGCGTCCCGCACGCGCCCGCAGGTGTGCCCGGCGCCGCTCACCCCAGCCGTTCGTACGCCGCCGCTTCCGCCGGACGCGCACCACGCAGCAGGGCCGCGCCCAGCGGGGTGAGGGTGTGCAGCACCGCGTTGCCCTGCCGCAGGGTGACCAGCAGGCCGGCATCGCGGAGCACCGTCGCATGCTGGCTGGCGGAGGCCAGCGAGACATCGGCCCGGCGGGCGAGTTCGCTGGTGGTGCAGCCGACGCCGATGCCCTGGAGTATCGCGGAGCGGGTCTGGCCGACGAGCCGGCCGAGGGAACGTTCCGGCGGCACCGGCGGGGTGATCCGCGGCACCGGGTGTTCCACCGGATAGACCAGCACGGGCGTCAGATCCGTGTTGTGGAAGGTGACCGGGGTGCGGCGGCAGAAGTACGACGGCAGCAGCAACAGCCCCCGGCCGCCGAGGTGGAGATCGCGGTCCACCGGATAGTCGGCCTCCAGTACGGGCGGGCGCCAGCGCATCATCGGCGGGAGCGAGGCGAGCAGCCGGTCCGCGCCGCCGTCGAGCAGCGCCCTGCCACGGGCGGCCCGGTCGGCCTCGATACGGCACTGGACGCGCGGCCAGTACGGGGCGACGGCCGCCTCGTAATAGCGCTGGAGGATCCCGGCGAGCCGGCCGAGGGCACGGGTGTCGCCCTCGGCCATCGCCCGTATCCACGACGGGAACGGGCGGGTGGCCGTGGAGAGCCGGGACAGTTCCTCGTGCAGCCGGGCGGACGGCGTCTCGCGCAGCGCGGCGAGCGCGTCGGTCATGCCGAGGAGCCCTTCGGCGGGCGTCAGGAAATCGGGAAAATACCCGCGGGTGGGCACGAGCGGCGCCAGCAGTCGCGCTTCGCCATTCAACCTTCCGCGCGTTTCCGATCGCCATTTGCCGAACGCCGAATCGTCCCGTCGGTCGCGCAGCCGGTGAAAGCTTAAGACGGTCTCCCACAGTGCGTCCGGGCGTGCCGCAATGCGCACACGGGCCAGATCGAGTCCACTGAAATGGACGCGTAACACCGAAACCCCCACCTCTGGTTTCCTCAGTCGGCCCCCGGCACGCCTGAGTATGCACGCCAACACGTGCGGTCACCATGCCCTTTTGGCCAGACTTGAAAGTGGTCGCGCCACCGGGCCGGGTGGAGGAAAGCTTGTACTCAATTCAGCGGCGGTGCGAACGGACCGGATTGCTCGATCCCGTGGGGGGTGATGGGCAACCACCCGGCCGCTCGCCAGCCCCGCTGAAGGCCGCACCCCGCGCCGACCGGGGTGACGGCAGCTCCCGAGGGGGGAGTCCGGAAAGAGCGAGGGCGGCACCTCCGCACAGGTGCCGCCCTCGTAAGTCTGACCTGCGAAGACGCCACACAGGCAGGAGCCGCACGGGCCCGCATCCAGCACTCGGATGCGGGCCCTCTTCGGTGCCTGGGATCAGTTGGCGCCCGGGATCAGTCGATGCCCGGGGGCAGTTGACGACGCCCGGGGCGGTTGCTGCCCGGGATCAGTGGGTGCCCCGGGCCCCGCGGTGACGGCGTACGGCGAAGACCGCCCCGGTGCCGAGGAGCACGGCGCCGCCGCCGACGAGGGCGAGCTGCGGCACGGCGGGCGACGCACCGGTCGAGGCGAGGCTGCCGCCGGTGGCTGCCGACGCCGGCTGGGCGGAGGCGGTGGAGCCGGCGGAGGCCGGGGAACCGGCCTGCGCGGCCGGCGTCGACTTCGGCTTCGGGCGGTCCTTGTCCTCGACCTTGCCGGGCTTCGCGTCGCCAACCGTGCCGGGCTTGCTGCCGGCCGGCAGCACCTTCAAGGGGTAGTTGTTCATGGGGCCGAGGACACACGGGTGGTACGCGTCGGAGGCGTCACCCGCGAGGAGGGCGAAGCCATCAATGGCCGGGGCCGCCGCTTCGAGCGTCATCCGCATCTTCACCTCGGTGCGGGCCCCGGGCTTCATGCCCTTGAGGTGCATGGGGTGGGAGGGGCTGTTGGAGTCCAGCTCGTGCCAGCCGGCACCATCGGCCCACTGCACCTTCATGAAGTGCTGCTCCTGGTCCTTGGCGTTCAGACGGAAGAACACCAGCGGGTCCACGTCCAGCGTGCGGTCGGTGGCATTGGCCACGGTGAACGAGAAGCCGACCGTGGTCCCGGCGACCACCTTCGCGGGCAGGCGGTTCGCGAGGACGGTCAGGCCCGGCACGCGTACGCACTCGGCGGCAGCGGCGAGCGCCTTGTCGGCCGCGTCCTTGGCCTTGCGGGCCTCGGCCGAGGCGGTCAGGACCTTGTTCCACTCCCGGAACGCCGCGACATTGGCGTCGTCCCATGCGTCCTTGGCCACCCTGCGCTCGGCGTCCGCGTTCGCCTTGGCGTCGGCGGCGGTCTTGGCCTGTGCCTCGGCGGCGCTCAGCGCCTCCTGAGCCTTGGCCTTCCCGTCCTCGTCCGTGGCCTCGTCCAGCGCGGCCCTGGCGTCCGTGACGGCCTTGTCGGCGGCGGTCTTGTCGGCGTCGGCGGCCTTGGCCGCCTTGTCCGCGGCGAGGTAGGCCGCCTTGAGCGGGTGGGAGTCCTGGTCCAGGGCTTCCATGGTGGTCTTGATCTTCTCGCGGCCGGCCTTCTCGGCGGCAACCGCGTCCTCGTACGCCTTCTTCGCGTCGTCGGCGGCCTTCTTCAGTTCCGCGTAGGTCGGCTTCTGCTGCGTCTGTGCCGGGGCCTTCGGGGTGGCGAAGGCGGTGCTCGCGGAGAGCAGGACCGCAGGTGCGGTGACGGCGGCGACAGCGGCGGTCGCGAGGGTACGGCGAAGGTTCACTAGAGACCTTTTCTGGTCAAAGAGAAGGGAATCCGCCGCGTGAGCGTGGCGCTCAGACGTGCGGGATACCTGGGATCTTATGACCGATATAAGGCCTAAGAACAAGGAAAAAATTACTTCTCGCGAGTGCTCCCACCTCACCCGCAGCAGGTAAAACGGGGCAATACCCGGCAGTTGCCCTCTTTGCCGCGGGTTTTTCTGTGATCTAACCAACGGGACCTTCCGACCGGCCTGCGGCCGGCCCGCCACCGGCCTTCGGCTGCCCTTCGGCCGTCCTTCACCTTCCTACCGGTGCCGGGGCGTTGCGTACGCCGCACCGCGGCGGCACCGGGGCCACGGCGAACGGGCGTCCGCGGACCAAAGACCGAGGGCGGCACCTCCGCACAGGTGCCGCCCTCTTGGGGTGCCGGAGCCGACAGCCGGGCGGCTGAGGGTCGGTGCCCGTACTGCCGGGCTCCGGTGGGTCTTTCACGCCACCGCGGGCGCGCTCGGCGCCCACGGTGACCGGTGGGGGCAGTGGCGCTCACCGCCCCCGGCGCGGTCAGCGGCTGTCGCTGCCCTTGGACTCCGCGGCCGCGCGGCCCGCCTCCAGCCGTGCGACCGGGATACGGAACGGGGAGCAGGAGACGTAGTCCAGTCCGGCCTCGTGGAAGAAGTGGACGGACTCCGGGTCACCGCCGTGCTCGCCGCAGACCCCGAGCTTGAGGTCCGGGCGGGTGGCCCGGCCGGCCGCGACGGCGTTGCGGACCAGGGAGCCCACGCCGTCCTTGTCGATGGTCTCGAACGGGCTGACGCCGAAGATGCCCTTCTCCAGGTACGCGGTGAAGAAGCTGGCCTCGACGTCGTCGCGGCTGAAGCCCCAGACCGTCTGCGTGAGGTCGTTCGTACCGAAGGAGAAGAAGTCGGCCGACTCGGCGATCTGTCCGGCCGTGAGGGCGGCGCGGGGCAGCTCGATCATCGTGCCGAGGGTGAGCTTGAGGCTGACGCCGTGGGCCTTCTCGACCTCGGCGATGACCTGCTCGGCCTCCTCGCGGACGATCTCCAGCTCCTGGACGGTGCCCACCAGCGGAATCATGATCTCCGCACGCGGGTCGCCCTTGGCGTTCTTCCGCTCGGCGGCCGCCTCGGCGATGGCGCGCACCTGCATCGCGAACAGACCGGGGATGACCAGGCCCAGGCGCACACCGCGCAGGCCCAGCATCGGGTTCTGCTCGTGCAGCTTGTGCACCGCCTGCAGCAGCCGCAGGTCGTTCTCGTTGGCGTCCTTGCGGGCCTCGGCGAGCGCGACCCGGACCGACAGCTCGGTGATGTCGGGCAGGAACTCGTGCAGCGGCGGGTCCAGCAGCCGGACGGTCACCGGCAGCCCGTCCATCGACTCGAACAGCTCGATGAAGTCGGCCTTCTGCAGCGGCAGCAGCTGGCTGAGCGCGGCGTCACGGTCGGTCTCGGTGTCGGCCAGGATCAGGCGCTCGACCATCTCGCGGCGCTCGCCGAGGAACATGTGCTCGGTGCGGCACAGGCCGATGCCCTGGGCGCCGAACCGGCGGGCGCGGCCGGCGTCCTCGGCGTTGTCGGCGTTGGCCCGTACGCGCAGCCGGCGGACCCGGTCCGCGTAGGCCATGATCCGGTGGACGGCCTTGACCAGCTCGTCGGCGTCCTCGGCGCCGGCGTGCATCCGGCCCTCGAAGTACTCCACGACCGGGGACGGCACGACCGGCACCTCGCCGGCGTAGACCTTGCCGGTGGAGCCGTCGATGGAGACGACGTCGCCCTCCTCGATGACGGTCCCCTCCTGGGTCGTCATCCGGCGGGCCTTGGTGTCGACCTCCAGCTCCTCGGCGCCGCAGACACAGGTCTTGCCCATGCCGCGGGCGACGACGGCGGCGTGCGAGGTCTTGCCGCCGCGGGAGGTGAGGATGCCCTCGGCGGCGATCATGCCGTTGAGGTCGTCGGGGTTGGTCTCGCGGCGGATCAGGATGACCTTCTCGCCGGAGCGCGACCACTTGACGGCGGTGTACGAGTCGAAGACGGCCTTGCCGACCGCCGCGCCCGGGGAGGCGGCGATGCCGCGGCCGATCGTCTCGGACTTCGCGCCCAGGTCGAAGCGGGGGAACATCAGCTGCGCCAGCTGCGCGCCGTTGACCCGCTGCAGGGCCTCGGCCTCGTCGATCAGGCCCTGGTCGACGAGCTGGGTGGCGATCCGGAAGGCGGCACCGGCGGTGCGCTTGCCGACCCGGGTCTGCAGCATCCACAGCTTGCCGCGCTCGATGGTGAACTCGATGTCGCACAGGTCCTTGTAGTGCGTTTCGAGCGTCTCCATGATCTGCATCAGCTCGTCGTACGACGCCTTGTCGATGTTCTCGAGGTCGGCGAGCGGCACGGTGTTGCGGATACCGGCGACGACGTCCTCGCCCTGCGCGTTCTGCAGGTAGTCGCCGTAGACGCCCTGGTGGCCGCTGGCGGGGTCGCGGGTGAAGGCGACGCCGGTGCCGGAGTCCGGGCCGAGGTTGCCGAAGACCATGGAGCAGACGTTGACCGCGGTGCCGAGGTCGCCGGGGATGCGCTCCTGGCGGCGGTAGAGCTTGGCGCGGTCGGTGTTCCACGAGTCGAAGACCGCGCGCACCGCGAGGTCCATCTGCTCGCGGGGCTCCTGCGGGAAGTCCCGGCCGGTCTCCTTGGACACGATGTCCTTGAAGTGCGCGACCAGGCTCTTGAGGTCGGCGGCGTCGAGCTCGATGTCGACGCGGACGCCCTTGGCCTGCTTGGCCTCCTCCAGCGCCTCCTCGAAGAGCTCGCCGTCCACGCCCAGCACGGTCTTGCCGAACATCTGGATCAGGCGGCGGTAGGAGTCCCACGCGAACCGCTCGTCACCGGCCTGCGCGGCGAGGCCGGAAACCGATGCATCGGAGAGGCCGATGTTGAGGACGGTGTCCATCATGCCGGGCATGGAGAACTTCGCCCCGGAACGGACCGATACGAGCAGCGGGTCGTCGGCCTGGCCGAGCTTCTTGCCCATCTGCTGCTCAAGGGCGTCCAAGTGCTCGGAGACCTCGGCACGCAGTGCCGCGGGCTCGGCGCCGCTCTCGAGGTAGACCTTGCAGGCTTCAGTGGTGATCGTGAAGCCGGGAGGGACCGGAAGTCCCAGGTTGGTCATCTCGGCGAGGTTCGCACCCTTGCCGCCGAGGAGGTCCTTGAGCTCCTTGTTGCCCTCGGTGAAGTCGTAGACGAACTTCACGGACGAAGGCTGGGTTACGTGGGGATCTTGCGTTTCCGGCACGGCACTGACTCCTCGCCGACGGGCTGCCCTGACGGCGAGGAACATACCCAGATCGAAGGCGCATGGGTACGTCCACTTGGTCGACATGCGTGCGTAACCAGCCGTCCGCCACTGGATCGAAAGTGATCATGCATTTGGACGTAGCTTCATTACCTGAATGCATCACTCCGCTACGTAGTCGAAATGGCGACCATGTGCTACTCAGGGCAACGAATGGCGTAATCACTCGAACGCATGACGCATGGCACCCGGTGCCACCATTGGAGAGGTGGAGCCCCGCTAGGGGTGCTCATCTGAGCGCAACCCCTATCAGGGGTGGCGAGAATCACGCGCTCATGTGTGACCCGGTCCCATCATTTGGACCCTCTTCAGTCTCTCGCTCCACGGCCTGTCCACGGAAGACATCCGCCGGGACGCGCACCCGATCCCCTGCGGCCGGCGGATCCGAGCATCGCCATCGGGCCAAGTTCTCGACCCCTGGTTGCCCACCACCCCTCTCCCCCTCTCCCCCTTCGCCCTACCCCTTGGCCCGGCGTCCGCTCCGTCGTGGCCGGGGGTCCTGGCCGTCCAGCAGCTCCAGACGCCGGTCCGCGCCCCGGGTCCCGACCTGCAACACGATCCGGCCCAGCAGATCCGCCAGATCCAGCGCCTCGTCATCGCTCAGGGGCTCGGTGACAAAGGCTTCCTCGGTGTGAAACTCCGGGAAGACCCTGATCATCAGCCGCTCGCCCTCGGGGGTCAGGGACAGCAGGGCGAGCCGCCCGTCGGCCGGATGGGTCCTGCGCTCCAGCAGGCCGCGACCCTGGAGCGTGCGGGCGACGCCGGTGAGCGTGCCCTTGGAGATGCCCGCGTCCTCGGCGACCCGCCGGGTCTCCCGCTCGCCCCAGATCCAGACCACCCACAGCACGACGAAGGCGGTCCAGGTCAGCCCGGCGTCGCGCAGTACGGAGTTCTCGAAGTACTGCCGCACGGCGGCCGCGGCGCGATAGATGCTCGCGACCGCGGCCATCCGCTCGTGACAGACGGGGACGGGGGTGTCGCCGAGTCTGGCCTGGACCGCCTTCTCCGTGTCCGCGAGGGAACGGTGCCCGCTCACCACAACAGCTCCCTCGGCTTCCGCCCGGTCCATATGGCCCGGCGCCCGCATGCGCCCGAGCCGTGACACCCAGTGCCGGTATGGACTCAAACGGTAGCGGCGGGTGGTGGTCGTCCGCCCGCCGACACGCCCCGCACGCCGCCCCGGGTGCCTCCCGGTGCCCCCTGTCCGGTACGAGGGGGAAGTGGCGCCGCTGCTCCGCCGGGCCCGTCCCCCGTACGGGCCCGGCGGAGGGTCACCGGTTCCTCCGGGCGGCCACGGGCGCGCCGCACTCAGGCTGCTGCCTGACGTAACGTCAGGGTCAAGCCCCGGCCGGTGAGGCGCCGGTCAGTACCCCGTGAGTACCTGCGGCAAGGGTGCACCGCACGCCAGTGGGGGCGCCTCGGCCTTCAGCACGAAAGTGAGCCCGGCACCTCCGCCGTATGGGGGAGGTGCCGGGCTCCGTGCACCAGGGTCCGGCGTCAGCCGCCCGACGTGTCCAGCTCCGCGTCGGCGTCCACGCCCGCGCAGTCGTAGGGGTCGTCCAGCCAGCCGTCCGGCAGGACGACGCGGTTGCGGCCGGAGCTTCGGCCACGCGGGCCGTCCGCGCCCACCGGCCACGGCTGGTCCAGGTCCAGCTCCGACAGCAGCGCGTCCAGCTCGTCGAGCGAGGAGGTCACCGCGAGGCTGCGGCGCATCTCGGAGCCGATCGAGAAGCCCTTGGTGTACCAGGCGACATGCTTACGGAAGTCGATCACTCCGCGGGTCTCGTCGCCGATCCACTCGCCGAGCAGGGTGGCGTGCCGCAGCATCACGGCCGCGACCTCCTTGAGGGTGGGCTGCGCGTACCCCTCGGAGGCGTCGCCCCCGGTACCCGTGCCCTCGAAGGCGGCGACCAGATCGCCGAACAGCCACGGCCTCCCCAGGCACCCGCGCCCCACGACCACCCCGTCGCAGCCGGTCTCCCGCATCATCCGCTGTGCGTCGTCGGCCGACCAGATGTCGCCGTTGCCGAGCACCGGGATCTGGGGGACGTGCTCCTTGAGGCGCGCGATGGCGTCCCAGTCGGCGGTGCCGCCGTAGTGCTGGGCCGCGGTCCGCCCGTGCAGGGCGATCGCCGTGATGCCCTCCTCGGCGGCGATCCGCCCCGCGTCGAGGTAGGTGATGTGGTCGTCGTCGATGCCCTTGCGCATCTTCATCGTGACCGGCAGGGTCCCCGCGTTCGCCACCGCCTCGCGCAGGATCGAGCGCAGCAGGTTCCGCTTGTACGGCAGCGCCGAGCCGCCGCCCTTACGGGTCACCTTCGGGACCGGGCAGCCGAAGTTCAGGTCGATGTGATCGGCAAGGTCCTCTTCCGCGATCATGCGGGCGGCCTTGCCGACGGTGTCCGGGTCGACGCCGTACAGCTGGATCGAGCGCGGCTTCTCGGTCTCGTCGAAGTGGATCAGCTGCATGGTCTTCTCGTTGCGCTCGACCAGCGCCCGCGTCGTGATCATCTCGCTGACGAACAGGCCCTTGCCGCCGCTGAACTCCCGGCACAGCGTCCGGAACGGGGCATTGGTGATCCCGGCCATGGGCGCGAGCACCACGGGCGGCTGCACCGCATGCGGACCGATCTGCAGCAGAGTCATGACGGCGATACCTTCGGCTTTCTTCGGCTTCCTTCGGCGGGACGGGCGGGCCGCGGCCGTACGGGCGGTCCGGCCACCGCGATCTCCCATTGTCCCGCACCGCGGGAGCGGCCCTGCCGGGACCGGGCACCCGCGATCGTTGTAGCGTTCAACCATGCCTGATCTCAGCCGCCGTCGGCGTCTCCTGGTGCTGGCGATCTGCTGCATGAGCCTGCTGATCGTCAGCCTCGACAACACCATCCTCAATGTCGCCCTGCCGTCCATTCAGCACGAGCTGCACGCTTCGGTCGCCGGTATGCAGTGGACCATCGACGCCTACACGCTGGTCCTGGCGGCGCTGCTGATGCTGTCCGGTTCCACCGCCGACCGGCTCGGCCGGCGCCGGATCTTCCTGGTGGGGCTGGTGGTCTTCGCGGTCGGTTCGCTGCTGTGCAGCCTGGCGCCAGGGCTGGGGTGGCTGGTGGTCTTCCGGATGGTGCAGGCGGTCGGCGGCTCGATGCTCAACCCGGTCGCCATGTCGATCATCACCAACACCTTCACCGACCCGCGGGAGCGGGCCCGCGCGATCGGGGTGTGGGGCGGGGTCGTCGGCATCAGCATGGCGGCCGGGCCGGTGATCGGCGGGCTGCTGGTGCAGAGCGTCGGCTGGCGCTCGGTCTTCTGGATCAACGTCCCGATCGGGGCGCTGGCGTTCTTCCTGACCCTGCGCTACGTCCCGGAATCCCGCGCTCCCCAGCCGCGCCGTGTCGACCCGGTCGGCCAGCTGCTGGTGATCGCGCTGCTCGGCTCGCTGACGTACGCGATCATCGAGGCCCCGGATGCCGGCTGGACGTCCCCCGAGATCCTGGTGTTCGTCGTGGTGGCGCTGGCGTCCCTGGCCGGTCTGATCGCCTACGAGCGGCGCCGACGTGAACCCCTCATCGACCTGCGGTTCTTCCACAGCGTGCCGTTCAGCGGGGCCACGGTAGTGGCGGTGTGCGCCTTTGCCGCGCTCGCCGGCTTCCTCTTCATCAACACGCTGTATCTGCAGAACATCCGCGGTCTGTCCGCTTTGGACGCCGGTCTCTACATGCTCCCCATGGCCGGGATGACGCTGATCTTCGCGCCGGTATCGGGGCGGCTGGTCGGCAACCGGGGGC
This portion of the Streptomyces sp. 2114.4 genome encodes:
- the dusB gene encoding tRNA dihydrouridine synthase DusB; amino-acid sequence: MTLLQIGPHAVQPPVVLAPMAGITNAPFRTLCREFSGGKGLFVSEMITTRALVERNEKTMQLIHFDETEKPRSIQLYGVDPDTVGKAARMIAEEDLADHIDLNFGCPVPKVTRKGGGSALPYKRNLLRSILREAVANAGTLPVTMKMRKGIDDDHITYLDAGRIAAEEGITAIALHGRTAAQHYGGTADWDAIARLKEHVPQIPVLGNGDIWSADDAQRMMRETGCDGVVVGRGCLGRPWLFGDLVAAFEGTGTGGDASEGYAQPTLKEVAAVMLRHATLLGEWIGDETRGVIDFRKHVAWYTKGFSIGSEMRRSLAVTSSLDELDALLSELDLDQPWPVGADGPRGRSSGRNRVVLPDGWLDDPYDCAGVDADAELDTSGG
- a CDS encoding DHA2 family efflux MFS transporter permease subunit, whose translation is MPDLSRRRRLLVLAICCMSLLIVSLDNTILNVALPSIQHELHASVAGMQWTIDAYTLVLAALLMLSGSTADRLGRRRIFLVGLVVFAVGSLLCSLAPGLGWLVVFRMVQAVGGSMLNPVAMSIITNTFTDPRERARAIGVWGGVVGISMAAGPVIGGLLVQSVGWRSVFWINVPIGALAFFLTLRYVPESRAPQPRRVDPVGQLLVIALLGSLTYAIIEAPDAGWTSPEILVFVVVALASLAGLIAYERRRREPLIDLRFFHSVPFSGATVVAVCAFAALAGFLFINTLYLQNIRGLSALDAGLYMLPMAGMTLIFAPVSGRLVGNRGPRLPLLLAGMAMGASGLLFAAFDAQATNALLFTGYVLFGIGFGLVNAPITNTAVSGMPRAQAGVAAAVASTSRQVGQSLGVAVIGAVLAGGAHAAASADAFVAAGRPAWWIIAGCGAAVLLLGALTTGRWAKATADRTATLFGDGARGQQAADARS